The proteins below come from a single Chryseobacterium bernardetii genomic window:
- the ruvA gene encoding Holliday junction branch migration protein RuvA — protein MIFSLQGTVQELTPTYAVINVQGVGYYVGISLMTSQTLTLNQQTVLFIQQIIREDAHLLFGFNTRSEKEMFNLLISVNGVGAVSALILLSTLSLDEIASAILSGNSALIQKAKGIGAKTAERIIVDLKDKVQKFSGPAENISSLVNNKIKEESLSALEVLGIPKRTSEKMADRILKQNPDLSVEELVKQILKNI, from the coding sequence ATGATATTTTCTTTACAAGGTACTGTTCAAGAACTTACACCTACCTATGCAGTAATCAATGTACAAGGCGTTGGCTACTATGTGGGGATCAGCTTAATGACCTCACAAACACTTACTTTAAATCAACAAACTGTTTTATTTATCCAGCAGATCATCCGTGAAGATGCGCATCTTCTGTTCGGTTTTAACACTCGTTCAGAAAAAGAGATGTTCAATCTGTTAATAAGCGTTAATGGAGTAGGTGCTGTTTCAGCCCTTATTCTTTTATCCACATTAAGCCTTGATGAGATTGCTTCTGCAATCCTTTCAGGAAACAGTGCGCTGATTCAGAAAGCCAAAGGAATCGGAGCTAAAACAGCAGAAAGAATTATTGTTGATCTTAAAGATAAAGTGCAGAAATTCAGTGGTCCAGCGGAGAATATTTCGTCGCTGGTAAATAATAAAATCAAGGAAGAATCGTTATCTGCATTAGAAGTTTTAGGGATTCCTAAGCGAACAAGTGAGAAGATGGCGGATAGGATCTTAAAACAAAATCCAGATCTCTCGGTTGAAGAATTGGTTAAACAAATTTTAAAAAACATTTAA
- a CDS encoding GLPGLI family protein: MNFKLLITFALLSLVQNLYSQEMRINYTLNYKSDSLSAEKITKKMVLLIQNGESKFLSEKQYEVDSLRSTGFRGFAVGDPDFFVVKDKQNRGIKYYHVLTDVYKITEPIKLDWKIEKDIAKKYGYNCQKAMLKYKGREWEAWFTQDIPVQEGPYIFKGLPGLVVEMKDTGNSYEFSFSGLKKDFYKIGTEHMDAKAMEISRTNLKKIWINYYNDPFREMRSGNVKAKFKDEKGNDIEPDFREMTKNTQSFLKKNNNPIDLSEAIKYP, translated from the coding sequence ATGAATTTTAAATTATTGATAACGTTTGCGTTACTCTCATTGGTTCAAAATCTGTACTCACAGGAGATGAGAATAAATTACACCCTGAACTATAAAAGTGACTCATTAAGTGCCGAAAAAATAACAAAAAAAATGGTTCTGCTGATTCAAAATGGAGAGTCAAAATTTTTATCGGAAAAACAATATGAAGTAGATTCTTTAAGAAGCACAGGATTTAGAGGTTTCGCGGTGGGAGATCCTGATTTTTTCGTAGTCAAGGATAAACAAAATAGAGGAATAAAGTATTACCATGTATTAACGGATGTATACAAAATTACAGAACCTATAAAACTCGATTGGAAAATTGAAAAAGATATTGCCAAAAAATACGGTTATAATTGTCAGAAAGCAATGCTGAAGTACAAAGGAAGAGAATGGGAGGCATGGTTTACTCAGGATATTCCCGTTCAGGAAGGACCTTATATTTTTAAAGGCTTACCAGGACTTGTCGTGGAAATGAAAGATACCGGTAACTCTTATGAGTTCTCCTTTTCAGGATTGAAAAAAGACTTTTACAAGATAGGAACTGAACATATGGATGCTAAGGCAATGGAAATTTCAAGAACCAATCTTAAAAAGATATGGATAAATTATTATAATGATCCGTTCCGGGAAATGAGATCGGGAAATGTGAAAGCAAAATTTAAGGATGAAAAGGGAAATGACATAGAACCTGATTTTAGGGAAATGACAAAGAATACACAATCTTTCCTGAAAAAAAACAATAATCCGATAGATTTATCAGAAGCCATCAAATATCCATAG